A genomic region of Devosia ginsengisoli contains the following coding sequences:
- a CDS encoding GFA family protein: MSTIISGTCLCGAVRYEVPDEFHAAFNCHCSRCRRATGSAFKPMAAIVFDKIRLVQGQDALLVYGEPPGSHDVHCRHCGSFLYSYIAENGNGHVAMGTMVDTPSIRPQFHMFVGSKAPWFEITDGLPQFEGLPG, from the coding sequence ATGAGCACGATCATTAGCGGGACCTGCCTGTGCGGCGCGGTGCGATATGAAGTGCCGGACGAATTTCATGCCGCATTCAACTGCCATTGTTCGCGGTGCCGACGCGCTACAGGTTCGGCCTTCAAGCCGATGGCGGCGATCGTGTTCGATAAGATCAGGCTGGTGCAGGGGCAGGACGCATTGCTGGTCTATGGAGAGCCGCCGGGCAGCCATGACGTGCATTGCCGGCATTGTGGATCGTTTCTCTATTCGTATATCGCCGAGAACGGGAATGGCCATGTGGCCATGGGCACGATGGTGGATACGCCGAGCATCCGGCCGCAATTCCATATGTTCGTGGGATCGAAGGCGCCGTGGTTCGAGATTACGGATGGGCTGCCGCAGTTTGAGGGGTTGCCGGGGTAG
- a CDS encoding UDP-glucose dehydrogenase family protein yields MKIAIAGAGYVGLVTGACLADFGHDVVCIDKDEGRIAALRRGEIPIFEPDLAGLVATNLGAGRLSFTTDLAGAVAGAEVVFIAVGTPSRRGDGHADLSYVYAVAREVALSVSGFTVVATKSTVPVGTGDEVARIIAAANPEADVAVVSNPEFLREGAAIEDFKRPDRIVVGIEDERARVVMTEVYRPLYLNQAPLVFTGRRTAEMIKYAANAFLAMKITFINEMADLCEAAGADVQQVARGMGLDNRIGSKFLHAGPGFGGSCFPKDTQALVRIGEDFGSPMRLVETTIAINEQRKRAMARRVIAACGGEVRGKVIGVLGLTFKPNTDDMREAPSIDIVRGLLDKGARVVAYDPQGMVAARELIEGLEFGESAYDVAEGADALVLVTEWNEFRSLDLARLKDAMAAPVLVDLRNVYRHDEVARHGFAYTSIGRPAGAGDGGGLADAAE; encoded by the coding sequence ATGAAGATTGCCATTGCCGGCGCCGGCTATGTGGGGCTGGTGACCGGAGCCTGCCTTGCCGATTTTGGCCATGACGTGGTGTGCATCGACAAGGACGAGGGCAGGATCGCGGCGCTGCGGCGCGGGGAAATTCCGATATTCGAGCCGGATCTGGCCGGGCTGGTCGCGACCAATCTGGGTGCGGGGCGGTTGTCGTTCACTACCGACCTGGCGGGGGCGGTGGCTGGCGCCGAGGTGGTGTTCATCGCCGTGGGGACGCCCTCGCGGCGCGGCGATGGTCATGCCGACCTGAGCTATGTGTATGCGGTGGCGCGTGAAGTAGCGCTGAGCGTCAGTGGCTTTACCGTGGTCGCGACGAAATCGACCGTGCCTGTGGGGACGGGGGACGAGGTGGCGCGGATCATCGCGGCGGCCAATCCGGAGGCCGACGTGGCCGTGGTGTCCAACCCGGAATTTCTGCGCGAGGGCGCGGCGATCGAGGATTTCAAGCGGCCCGACCGGATCGTGGTGGGGATCGAGGACGAGCGGGCGCGGGTCGTGATGACCGAGGTCTATCGGCCGCTCTATCTCAACCAGGCGCCGCTGGTGTTTACCGGGCGGCGCACGGCGGAGATGATCAAGTATGCCGCCAATGCGTTCCTGGCCATGAAGATCACCTTCATCAACGAGATGGCCGATCTGTGCGAGGCGGCGGGCGCCGATGTGCAGCAGGTGGCGCGGGGCATGGGGCTGGATAACCGGATCGGGAGCAAATTCCTGCATGCCGGGCCGGGCTTCGGCGGTTCGTGCTTTCCCAAGGATACGCAGGCGCTGGTGCGGATCGGCGAGGATTTCGGTAGTCCGATGCGGCTGGTGGAGACCACGATCGCCATCAACGAGCAGCGCAAGCGGGCCATGGCGCGACGGGTGATCGCGGCGTGTGGCGGGGAGGTGCGCGGCAAGGTGATCGGCGTGCTGGGGCTGACCTTCAAGCCCAATACCGACGATATGCGCGAGGCGCCGTCGATCGATATTGTCAGGGGGCTGCTCGACAAGGGCGCGCGCGTGGTGGCGTATGATCCGCAGGGTATGGTGGCGGCGCGGGAGCTGATCGAGGGGCTGGAATTCGGCGAGAGTGCCTATGACGTGGCCGAGGGGGCCGATGCGCTGGTGCTGGTGACGGAGTGGAACGAATTCCGCTCGCTCGACCTGGCGCGGCTCAAGGACGCCATGGCGGCGCCCGTTCTGGTGGACCTGCGCAATGTGTATCGGCATGACGAGGTGGCGCGGCATGGCTTTGCCTATACGAGCATCGGGCGACCGGCCGGCGCTGGCGATGGCGGCGGGCTGGCCGATGCGGCGGAATGA
- the yidD gene encoding membrane protein insertion efficiency factor YidD, translating to MDRVVAGFWRVVDLPFKFAAVLLISLYRYTFSAFMGRTCRHLPTCSEYTRDAIWQFGFWPGGWMGLARFWRCRPGGTHGYDPVPERVPERGRWYAPWRYGAWRGLGHEHDH from the coding sequence ATGGATCGAGTCGTCGCCGGGTTCTGGCGCGTGGTGGACCTGCCGTTCAAATTTGCCGCGGTGCTGCTGATCAGCCTCTATCGCTATACGTTCTCGGCCTTCATGGGGCGGACCTGCCGGCATTTGCCGACCTGCTCGGAATATACGCGCGACGCGATCTGGCAATTCGGCTTCTGGCCGGGGGGCTGGATGGGGCTGGCGCGGTTCTGGCGCTGCCGGCCGGGCGGAACGCATGGCTATGACCCGGTGCCCGAGAGAGTGCCGGAGCGCGGGCGGTGGTATGCGCCGTGGCGCTATGGGGCGTGGAGGGGGCTGGGGCATGAGCACGATCATTAG
- the folE gene encoding GTP cyclohydrolase I FolE has translation MDARVNPLNNQPANSKQPRRPNQEEAEAAVRTLIAWAGDDPTREGLLETPGRVTRAYGEFFAGYEQDAKTILSKTFKEVGGYDDIVLVKDIPFSSHCEHHMVPFVGKAHIAYLPHDGVVGLSKLARLVDVFARRLQTQENLTAQIIDAINEHLGPRGAAVMLEAEHMCMSMRGVHAHGAATVTHRFTGVFAEDRVEQDRFFAMIGKR, from the coding sequence ATGGACGCCCGCGTCAACCCGCTGAACAATCAGCCTGCCAACAGCAAGCAGCCGCGCCGCCCTAACCAGGAGGAGGCCGAGGCCGCCGTGCGCACGCTCATCGCCTGGGCCGGCGACGATCCGACGCGCGAAGGCCTGCTCGAAACCCCCGGCCGCGTCACCCGCGCCTATGGCGAATTCTTCGCCGGCTACGAGCAGGACGCCAAGACCATCCTCTCCAAGACCTTCAAGGAAGTCGGCGGCTATGACGATATCGTCCTGGTCAAGGACATCCCGTTCAGCTCCCATTGCGAACACCACATGGTGCCCTTCGTCGGCAAGGCCCATATCGCCTATCTGCCGCATGACGGCGTGGTCGGCCTCTCCAAGCTGGCCCGCCTCGTCGATGTCTTCGCCCGGCGCCTGCAGACCCAGGAAAACCTGACGGCGCAGATCATCGACGCCATCAACGAACATCTCGGTCCGCGCGGTGCCGCCGTCATGCTCGAAGCCGAGCATATGTGCATGTCCATGCGCGGCGTCCACGCCCACGGCGCCGCCACCGTCACCCACCGCTTCACCGGCGTCTTCGCCGAAGACCGCGTCGAACAGGACCGCTTCTTCGCCATGATCGGCAAGCGCTGA
- a CDS encoding NAD-dependent epimerase/dehydratase family protein gives MKIFVTGTAGFIGFHLARHLLAAGHKVTGYDGVTNYYDPTLKRARLALLAREPAFTAIEGMLEDAAGLAAALARSEAEIVVHLAAQAGVRYSLEAPQSYVQSNVVGTGNLLEAMRAAPPRHFLFASTSSVYGGNTKLPFAETDRADGPVSLYAATKKAGEAMVHSYAHLFGIASTCLRFFTVYGPWGRPDMAPIKFATAILEGRPIDVYGHGRMRRDFTYIDDLVAAIDRLKDVVPEQGRPVAHDSLSAVAPFRVVNIAGGKQTELMDFIGAIEGALGQKAQLNMLPMQPGDVVATQSDTALLRELVGQLPETPVAAGVAGFVDWFRDYYGRA, from the coding sequence GTGAAGATATTCGTCACCGGGACGGCCGGGTTCATCGGGTTTCACCTGGCGCGGCATCTGCTGGCCGCTGGACATAAGGTGACCGGTTACGATGGGGTTACCAATTATTACGACCCGACGCTGAAACGGGCGCGGCTGGCCCTGCTGGCGCGGGAGCCGGCATTCACTGCTATCGAGGGCATGCTGGAGGACGCGGCGGGGCTGGCGGCGGCCTTGGCGCGGAGCGAGGCCGAGATCGTGGTGCATCTCGCGGCACAGGCGGGGGTTCGGTATAGCCTGGAAGCGCCGCAGAGCTATGTGCAATCCAATGTGGTGGGTACGGGCAATCTGCTGGAGGCCATGCGGGCTGCGCCGCCGCGGCATTTCCTCTTTGCGTCGACCAGTTCGGTCTATGGCGGGAATACCAAACTGCCCTTTGCCGAGACGGACCGGGCCGACGGGCCGGTATCGCTCTATGCGGCGACCAAGAAGGCGGGGGAGGCGATGGTGCATTCCTATGCCCATCTGTTCGGCATTGCCTCCACCTGCCTGCGGTTTTTCACGGTCTATGGGCCGTGGGGGCGGCCGGACATGGCGCCGATCAAGTTTGCCACGGCGATCCTCGAGGGGCGGCCCATCGATGTTTATGGCCATGGGCGGATGCGGCGGGATTTCACCTATATCGACGACCTGGTGGCGGCTATCGACCGGCTGAAGGACGTGGTGCCGGAGCAGGGCAGGCCGGTGGCGCATGACAGCCTTTCGGCAGTGGCGCCGTTCCGGGTGGTCAATATTGCCGGCGGGAAGCAGACCGAGCTGATGGATTTCATCGGGGCCATCGAGGGGGCGCTCGGGCAGAAGGCGCAGCTCAATATGCTGCCGATGCAGCCCGGGGACGTGGTGGCGACGCAATCGGATACCGCCTTGTTACGGGAATTGGTGGGGCAATTGCCGGAAACGCCGGTTGCGGCTGGTGTGGCGGGGTTCGTCGACTGGTTCAGGGATTATTACGGGAGAGCATGA
- a CDS encoding DUF3126 family protein: protein MNHPEIIKLQKFLQLKFNNKNIDVRPRAKLNDSVEVFIGDESIGLIHVDDEDGDISYIFNMSILDIDLDEVS, encoded by the coding sequence GTGAACCATCCCGAGATCATCAAGCTGCAGAAGTTCCTGCAGTTGAAGTTCAACAACAAGAACATCGACGTGCGGCCGCGCGCCAAGCTCAACGATTCCGTCGAAGTGTTCATTGGCGATGAATCGATCGGGCTCATTCACGTGGACGACGAGGACGGCGATATTTCGTACATCTTCAATATGTCGATCCTCGATATCGATTTGGATGAGGTGAGCTGA
- a CDS encoding PAS domain-containing protein has protein sequence MQKTSTRTLYDYWNSIRGARSAPDRKDIDPTRIRDALANTFILELDESDKFSFRLAGSHLCTSYCRELKGRSFSALWHERDNDAMETLLRAVTEDHAVALVTFQGTTALHTKVSFETILMPLRHNGSTHTRLLGAMTALEEPYWLGVQPILEQRITGLRLIWPDDVAMEDSVREVATNVVNDVSFSSAATAPLAIPAVVYGRTARRYAHLAVIDGGRQ, from the coding sequence ATGCAGAAGACGAGCACCAGGACGCTTTACGATTACTGGAATTCCATTCGCGGAGCGCGCAGCGCCCCCGATCGCAAGGATATCGACCCCACGCGGATTCGCGACGCCCTGGCCAATACCTTCATTCTCGAACTCGACGAGAGCGACAAATTCTCCTTCCGCCTCGCCGGTTCGCATCTGTGCACCAGCTATTGCCGCGAGCTCAAGGGCCGGTCTTTCTCGGCATTGTGGCACGAGCGCGACAATGACGCGATGGAAACCCTGCTCCGCGCCGTCACCGAGGATCACGCCGTCGCCCTCGTCACCTTCCAGGGCACCACTGCGCTCCACACCAAGGTCAGCTTCGAGACCATCCTCATGCCCTTGCGGCACAATGGCTCGACCCATACCCGCCTGCTCGGCGCCATGACCGCCCTCGAAGAGCCCTATTGGCTCGGCGTCCAGCCCATCCTCGAGCAGCGCATTACCGGCCTGCGCCTGATCTGGCCGGATGACGTGGCGATGGAGGATTCGGTGCGCGAAGTGGCGACCAATGTCGTCAACGACGTGAGCTTTTCCAGCGCCGCCACGGCTCCCCTGGCCATCCCCGCCGTCGTCTATGGCCGCACGGCCCGCCGCTATGCCCATCTGGCCGTCATCGACGGCGGTCGTCAGTAA
- the thrS gene encoding threonine--tRNA ligase, which translates to MTIKVTFPDGAARDYARGTTGTTVVEGISKSLAKKTVAMRWNGVLSDLSDVLEGDGKIEFVTRDSGSKDALELIRHDAAHVLAEAVQELWPGTQVTIGPVIENGFYYDFKRDEPFSEEDFPAIEKKMAEIIDRGAAFTKEIWTRDQAKEFFRARGEAFKVELVDAIPADQSLKMYKQGQWIDLCRGPHMRSVRDVGTAFKLTKVAGAYWRGDSNNPVLSRIYGTAFATKDELDAYLHMVEEAEKRDHRKIGQEMDLYHFQPEAQGSVFWHPKGYVLYNQMEAYIRRRLNSSGYVEVKTPQLMSSKFWEASGHWGKYRENMFVVPDEVPGTEEEGPVLSGTGELMALKPMNCPAHIQIFNQGIKSYRDLPLRMAEFGCCHRNEAHGALHGLMRVRQMTQDDAHIFCREDQIQSETEHFVHLLYSVYGHMGFDNVVIKLATRPEKFGGTIERWDAAEKALGDALRATGYDFEIAEGEGAFYAPKLEFHLKDAIGRSWQVGTLQLDYVLPERLDATYVAEDGSRQYAVMLHRAILGSLERFIGMMIENYAGKMPMWLAPTQVVVATIVSEADDYAEKLVGQLKAAGIRAELDVRNEKINYKVREHSVGKVPLLFVVGKREAEEGSVSVRRLGTEGQKVEPFMDALVALMAEATAPDLKAKAA; encoded by the coding sequence ATGACGATCAAGGTGACGTTCCCCGACGGTGCAGCTCGCGACTATGCGCGTGGCACCACCGGGACCACCGTGGTCGAGGGTATCTCCAAGAGCCTGGCCAAGAAGACGGTGGCGATGCGCTGGAATGGCGTGTTGAGCGACCTCAGTGACGTGCTGGAAGGCGACGGCAAGATCGAATTCGTGACGCGGGACAGCGGTAGCAAGGATGCGCTGGAGCTGATCCGCCACGATGCCGCACACGTGCTGGCCGAAGCCGTGCAGGAGCTGTGGCCGGGTACGCAGGTGACGATCGGGCCGGTCATCGAGAACGGCTTCTACTACGACTTCAAGCGGGACGAACCGTTCTCGGAAGAGGATTTTCCGGCCATCGAGAAGAAGATGGCCGAGATCATCGATCGCGGCGCGGCCTTTACCAAGGAAATCTGGACGCGCGACCAGGCCAAGGAGTTCTTCCGGGCGCGGGGCGAGGCGTTCAAGGTGGAACTGGTGGATGCCATTCCGGCTGACCAGTCGCTGAAGATGTACAAGCAGGGGCAGTGGATCGACCTGTGCCGCGGGCCGCATATGCGGAGCGTGAGGGATGTCGGCACGGCGTTCAAGCTGACCAAGGTGGCGGGCGCCTATTGGCGCGGTGACAGCAACAATCCGGTGCTGAGCCGCATCTATGGCACCGCCTTTGCGACCAAGGATGAGCTGGATGCCTATCTCCACATGGTGGAGGAGGCCGAGAAGCGCGACCACCGCAAGATCGGGCAGGAGATGGACCTCTATCACTTCCAGCCGGAAGCGCAGGGGTCGGTGTTCTGGCACCCGAAGGGCTATGTGCTCTACAACCAGATGGAGGCGTATATCCGCCGCCGGCTGAATTCATCGGGCTATGTGGAGGTGAAGACCCCGCAGCTTATGAGCTCGAAGTTCTGGGAGGCCTCGGGGCATTGGGGCAAGTATCGCGAAAACATGTTCGTGGTGCCCGACGAAGTGCCCGGCACGGAAGAGGAAGGGCCGGTTCTATCCGGCACGGGCGAGCTGATGGCGCTCAAGCCGATGAACTGCCCGGCGCATATCCAGATCTTCAACCAGGGCATCAAGAGCTACCGCGATCTGCCTCTGCGCATGGCTGAATTCGGTTGCTGCCACCGCAACGAGGCGCATGGGGCTTTGCATGGGCTGATGCGCGTGCGGCAGATGACGCAGGACGATGCGCATATCTTCTGCCGGGAAGACCAGATCCAGAGCGAGACCGAGCATTTCGTGCATCTGCTCTATTCGGTCTATGGGCATATGGGCTTCGACAATGTGGTGATCAAACTCGCCACGCGGCCGGAGAAGTTCGGCGGCACGATCGAGCGGTGGGATGCGGCCGAGAAGGCGCTGGGCGATGCCCTGCGCGCGACCGGCTATGATTTCGAGATCGCCGAGGGTGAGGGGGCATTCTATGCGCCCAAGCTCGAATTCCACCTCAAGGACGCCATCGGACGGTCGTGGCAGGTGGGAACGCTGCAGCTCGACTATGTGCTGCCGGAGCGGCTCGATGCGACCTATGTGGCCGAGGATGGGTCGCGGCAATATGCCGTGATGCTGCACCGGGCGATTTTGGGATCGCTGGAGCGGTTCATCGGCATGATGATCGAGAACTATGCCGGCAAGATGCCGATGTGGCTGGCGCCGACCCAGGTCGTCGTGGCGACCATCGTGTCGGAAGCGGATGACTATGCCGAAAAGCTGGTGGGCCAGCTCAAGGCGGCGGGCATTCGCGCCGAACTCGACGTTCGTAACGAGAAGATCAACTACAAGGTGCGCGAGCACTCGGTGGGCAAGGTGCCGCTGCTGTTCGTGGTGGGCAAGCGCGAGGCCGAGGAGGGCAGTGTTTCGGTGCGCCGGCTCGGCACCGAGGGCCAGAAGGTGGAGCCGTTCATGGATGCGCTGGTGGCGCTAATGGCGGAAGCCACCGCGCCCGATCTCAAGGCCAAGGCTGCCTGA
- a CDS encoding PilZ domain-containing protein: MVRRMLSDDLPSPQFIAPARPRAEAGRFQRVQVSVLGRYMLADRREFPCQILEMSPGDAVVIAPVAGIEGEKVIAYIDHIGRIEGTIISQAEGGFLMDIAASPRKRDKMAAQLTWLANKDVLNLPEDRRHERVVPDIRHSTVVLDDGRRYNCKIIDISLSGAAIELDVRPAMGTPVTLGRMRARVVRHFQNGVAVEFASAQEMLTVIQQNLRMN; this comes from the coding sequence ATGGTCCGGCGAATGCTCAGCGACGACCTTCCTTCCCCGCAGTTCATTGCCCCGGCCCGGCCCCGCGCCGAAGCAGGCAGGTTCCAACGCGTGCAGGTCTCCGTGCTCGGCCGCTACATGCTGGCCGACCGCCGCGAATTCCCCTGCCAGATTCTCGAAATGTCCCCCGGCGACGCTGTGGTCATCGCCCCCGTTGCCGGCATCGAAGGCGAAAAGGTCATCGCCTATATCGATCATATCGGCCGGATCGAGGGCACCATCATCAGCCAGGCCGAGGGCGGCTTCCTGATGGATATCGCCGCTTCGCCGCGCAAGCGCGACAAGATGGCCGCCCAGCTCACCTGGCTGGCCAACAAGGATGTCCTCAACCTCCCCGAGGATCGCCGCCACGAGCGCGTCGTCCCCGATATCCGCCATTCCACCGTCGTGCTCGACGATGGCCGGCGCTACAATTGCAAGATCATCGACATTTCCCTCTCCGGCGCCGCCATCGAGCTCGATGTGCGTCCCGCCATGGGCACCCCGGTCACTTTGGGCCGCATGCGCGCCCGCGTCGTCCGTCATTTCCAGAATGGCGTCGCGGTCGAATTCGCCTCCGCCCAGGAAATGCTGACCGTCATCCAGCAAAACCTCCGCATGAACTAA
- the hisI gene encoding phosphoribosyl-AMP cyclohydrolase, protein MTLTLTFTDPALLSHAELEEGTAFAPRFDAAGLVTVVTVESGSNDVLMLAYMNAEALSLTLETGVAHYWSRSRGKIWKKGETSGEIQQVVEFRTDCDQDAIVLVVTQTGRGAACHTGRKTCFYRRAVVSGGTVTLEDTGLPKLFDPKDVYGN, encoded by the coding sequence ATGACCCTCACCCTCACCTTCACCGACCCCGCCCTCCTTTCCCACGCCGAGCTTGAAGAAGGCACCGCCTTCGCCCCCCGCTTCGACGCGGCGGGCCTCGTGACCGTGGTCACCGTGGAATCCGGCAGCAATGACGTGCTGATGCTGGCCTATATGAATGCCGAAGCCCTCTCGCTGACCCTCGAAACCGGCGTCGCCCACTACTGGTCCCGCTCCCGCGGCAAAATCTGGAAAAAGGGCGAAACCTCCGGCGAAATCCAGCAGGTCGTCGAGTTCCGCACCGATTGCGACCAGGACGCCATCGTCCTCGTGGTCACCCAGACCGGCCGCGGCGCCGCCTGCCACACAGGCCGCAAGACCTGCTTCTATCGCCGCGCCGTGGTCAGCGGCGGAACTGTCACGCTGGAAGACACCGGCCTGCCAAAACTGTTCGATCCGAAGGACGTGTACGGGAACTGA
- a CDS encoding transglutaminase-like cysteine peptidase, with product MRFNTKGLAAALISALMALAVTVPAQAFDTTNVAFVQTVGGTTSIPVGHAEFCRSRPDECGPNANPVAAVSLDEGLWQQLLTVNAGINQAVIPVTDQDLYQVAEFWTYPNGYGDCEDYVLAKRRALIEAGWPASALLISVVKQANGEGHAVLLVRTDRGDLVLDNQVGTVDLWSQTPYKFIKRQSQANAGQWVDMIDTRDIVTVTAGIN from the coding sequence ATGCGTTTCAACACGAAAGGACTGGCAGCCGCGCTCATCAGTGCCCTTATGGCACTGGCTGTCACCGTTCCGGCGCAGGCATTCGACACCACCAATGTCGCCTTTGTGCAGACCGTGGGGGGCACCACCTCCATTCCGGTGGGTCATGCCGAATTCTGCCGCAGCCGTCCCGATGAATGCGGCCCCAATGCCAATCCCGTCGCCGCCGTGTCGCTGGACGAAGGCCTGTGGCAGCAGTTGCTGACCGTCAATGCCGGCATCAACCAGGCCGTCATCCCGGTCACCGACCAGGACCTCTACCAGGTTGCCGAATTCTGGACCTATCCCAATGGCTATGGCGATTGCGAGGACTACGTCCTGGCCAAGCGCCGCGCGCTGATCGAGGCCGGCTGGCCCGCCAGCGCCCTGCTGATCTCTGTCGTCAAGCAGGCCAATGGCGAGGGCCATGCCGTGCTGCTGGTCCGCACCGACCGCGGCGACCTCGTGCTCGACAACCAGGTCGGCACCGTGGATCTGTGGAGCCAGACGCCCTACAAGTTCATCAAGCGCCAGTCCCAGGCCAATGCCGGCCAGTGGGTCGACATGATCGACACCCGCGATATCGTGACCGTCACCGCCGGCATCAACTAG
- the arfB gene encoding alternative ribosome rescue aminoacyl-tRNA hydrolase ArfB, with amino-acid sequence MPEPIPITRSISIDPSEIEETFVRAAGPGGQNVNKVSSAVQLRFDLANSPNIPEAMKRRVAVLAGKRLTKDGVIVITANSHRDQPMNRTDALERLVGLLVAGSHVPKARVATRPTLASKRRRLEGKSIRSEVKKLRGNPSDTQ; translated from the coding sequence ATGCCGGAACCGATCCCCATCACCCGTTCCATCTCTATCGATCCTTCCGAGATCGAGGAGACGTTCGTGCGGGCGGCGGGGCCGGGGGGGCAGAATGTCAACAAGGTGTCGAGCGCGGTGCAGTTGCGGTTCGACCTGGCCAATTCGCCCAATATTCCCGAGGCGATGAAGCGGCGGGTGGCGGTCTTGGCGGGCAAGCGGCTGACCAAGGACGGGGTGATCGTCATCACGGCCAATTCGCATCGGGACCAGCCGATGAACCGGACCGATGCGCTGGAGCGGCTGGTGGGGTTGCTGGTGGCGGGATCGCATGTGCCCAAGGCGCGGGTGGCGACGCGGCCGACGCTGGCGAGTAAGCGCAGGCGGCTGGAGGGCAAGTCGATCCGCTCGGAGGTCAAGAAACTGCGCGGCAATCCATCCGACACGCAGTGA
- a CDS encoding rhomboid family intramembrane serine protease — protein sequence MSEQGQAPENPQQQGREPVFLLPGDVTAVLGLLVAIHLASTLVLNQAGQMQLVFWFAFQPLRIIAGLDDLSLAVPLIWTPFSHALLHAGWEHLLVNAAWFAIFATPVSRRYGAGPMLAIFFVSAAAGAALFAATTLYSGAYLIGASGGVAGLTGAAMRFIFQPVIVAQHPETGERVVLGRRLASFGELWRDKRASMFILIWVVLNAAVPLLPLVTGMDMSVAWQAHLGGFFAGILMVGLFERKAG from the coding sequence ATGAGTGAACAAGGTCAGGCACCGGAAAATCCGCAGCAGCAGGGGCGTGAGCCCGTCTTCCTGCTGCCGGGCGATGTGACGGCGGTTCTCGGCCTGCTGGTGGCGATTCACCTGGCGTCAACCCTGGTGCTTAACCAGGCCGGGCAGATGCAACTGGTGTTCTGGTTCGCCTTCCAGCCGCTGCGTATCATTGCGGGACTGGATGACCTGTCGCTGGCCGTGCCGCTGATCTGGACGCCGTTCAGCCATGCGCTGTTGCATGCCGGCTGGGAGCACCTGCTGGTCAATGCCGCCTGGTTCGCCATTTTCGCGACGCCGGTGTCGCGGCGCTATGGGGCTGGGCCGATGCTGGCGATCTTCTTCGTATCGGCGGCGGCGGGGGCGGCTTTGTTCGCGGCGACGACGCTTTATTCGGGCGCCTATCTCATTGGCGCTTCGGGGGGCGTGGCGGGGCTGACCGGAGCGGCAATGCGCTTCATCTTCCAGCCTGTCATCGTGGCGCAGCATCCCGAAACGGGGGAGCGGGTGGTGCTGGGGCGGCGGCTGGCGAGTTTCGGCGAGCTGTGGCGGGACAAGCGGGCCAGCATGTTCATCCTGATCTGGGTGGTGCTGAATGCGGCGGTGCCGCTGCTGCCGCTAGTGACGGGCATGGATATGTCGGTGGCCTGGCAGGCGCATCTGGGCGGGTTTTTCGCCGGGATATTGATGGTGGGGCTGTTCGAGCGGAAGGCGGGGTAG
- a CDS encoding DUF6949 family protein, producing MTKELLLAAFLIGVGLCLAGAGTHLYQWLARQPAMLRYDGKTFISSMGNLVMSFICGPYIMLQMGWQHEEDGTISMTSALVSAVVAFGWAFLTGLLFMGVYVAVRF from the coding sequence ATGACCAAGGAATTGCTGCTCGCGGCCTTTCTGATCGGCGTTGGCTTGTGCCTGGCCGGGGCGGGGACGCATCTCTATCAATGGCTGGCGCGCCAGCCGGCCATGCTGCGCTATGACGGCAAGACCTTCATCAGCTCGATGGGCAACCTGGTGATGAGCTTTATCTGCGGGCCCTACATCATGCTGCAGATGGGCTGGCAGCATGAGGAAGACGGCACGATTTCCATGACATCGGCGCTGGTTTCGGCCGTGGTGGCGTTTGGCTGGGCGTTCCTCACCGGGCTGCTGTTCATGGGCGTTTATGTGGCGGTGCGGTTTTAG